GGCGGGATCGCCATGCGCTATCGGCTGTATTCGCGACTTGGGGTGAGCAAAAGCAACATCGCCAAGATCCTCGGCCTGAGCCTGGCGACCAACTGGTTCGGCTACATGACCATCGCCGGCGCGGTGTACAGCAGCGGACTGGTCAGCATGCCGCCGGGGTGGAAAGTCAGCAGCGATGCGTTGCAGGGCATCGGCGTGTTGCTGCTGTTGATCAGCCTCGGTTACCTGCTCGCCTGCCGGTTTTCCCGGCGGCGCGAGTGGTCGATTCGCGGGGTGGAAATCAACTTGCCTTCGCTGCGCATGGCGGTCCTGCAACTGCTGCTCGGCGCGCTCAACTGGTCGTTGATGGCGGCGGTGATTTTCACTTTGCTGCCGGGCAAGCTCGACTATCCGCTGGTGCTTGGCGTGCTGCTGATCAGCGCGATTGCCGGCGTCATCACCCACATTCCCGCCGGGCTCGGGGTGCTTGAAGCGGTGTTCGTCGCCCTGCTGCAACACGAAGCATCGCGCGGCAGTCTGGTCGCGGGGTTACTGGCCTATCGGGCGATCTATTTTCTGCTGCCGCTTTTGATCACCGTGGTGATGTACCTGGTGGTGGAAGCCAAGGCCAAGGCGCTGCGGATCGAGAAGAAACCCAAGCCGTGATCAGCGCGACTGAATGATGCTCAACCGTTCGCCCACCACCATCTCGGTGATCCAGTCGACCAGGATCGAGGTATAGGCCTGCTGCGAGGTTGGATCGCTCAGGGCATGGTCGGCACCGTCGATGATGCGGTGGGTCAGCGAGTGAGTCTGCTGGCATGCGGCGCGATAACTCATGATCGTCGCGTGAGGTACATAGTCATCGGTTTCCGATTGCACCAGCAGCACGTCCCCGGTGAATTGCGAGCAGGCATGCAACGCCCGGTTGCTGTCGGCACGCACCAGCGTGCCGCGATAATCGCGCAGGTCGTCCTTGTCCAGATCGCGCTTGGGCGTGTGCCATTGCTCGTCGCGATACAGCGCCGGCACCCGCAGCGCCAGCCAGCGCACCGGGCGCAATGAGGTGAGGATCGAAGCGAGATAACCGCCGTAGCTGGTGCCGACCACCGCGATGGCCGAGGTGTCCAGCGCCGGATGGGCGAGCAGCCGGTCGTAGGCTGCGAGCAGATCGCGCAGGTTGTCCTCTCGGGTCACCCGGCTCAACGGAATGCCGGTGCCGCCGGTATGCCCGCGCAGGTCAAACGTCAGGCACACACAGCCCAGACCGGCGATGCCTTTGGCCCGTTCCAGATCCCGCTCCTGGCTGCCGCCCCAGCCGTGCACAAACAACACGCCGGGGACTTTCGATTTGGGACTGAGGAAAGTCCCGCTCATCTGTTCGTCATCAATGTCGATCTGAATGCTTTCGCTTCTAGCCGTCATAGGATTGGACCGTTACGTATTTGAGGAGAAAGTCGCTGTTCTCGGCCGGGCCGCGATAGACCTCGATGGCATCCGCCGGCAGGGCCCGGTCGATGTAGGTTTCCACCGACGACACGCGGATCGCGCGCATCGACGGGTCGTTGACGAAACTCTGCAACGCCGCCACTTCGGCACTGCTGGCGCCGCCCATTCGCCAGGATTGTTCGAGCACGCCGCTGCGCCGTTGGCCGTTGCTGTCCAGGCCTTGAGCGATGTCATAGTTGCGCCGTGAGGCGTAGAACCGTGGATAGGCTTCGTCCGCCGCCCGGTCGAACACCTGCGCCTGTTCAATGGCGAGCCGCACGTCGTCCGGCAGTTTCAGTTTCAACAAGTGTGCATAACCGCCCTGCACCACCAGCAGGTTCGAGCCGCCATAGACCTCTTCGCCGTGGGCATCCTCGGTCAAGTATTGATCACCGCAGTAACTGAGCACCCGGTCGCCGATGAACGACTGGCCGACGCTGTGGGTGACCACCTGGCTCAGGTCCTGTTCCAGCACCACGCCTTCGCTGAACTGTCCGGCAATATCGGGACGCGCGAGAATTTCGTCGAAGGCATCGAGGCTCTTGATCACTTCTTGACCGCGACCAGCACACGCATGAATCGGTTTGAGACGGATCGGGCCGCTGTACAACAGATGTTCGGCGGCAGGTCGTGCATCTTTCAGATCAAACACACTGAGCCCGTCGAGCACGACATTGCGCGTGCGTTCGGAAAACAGCGGTGACCAGCCTACTGGTGCATGGGCCTGATGGCTGCGCAAGCCATGGCTGATGGCTTTGGTGCAGATGAAATCGTGCTCGACGAAACCGCCCCACAGATCCTCGGGGCCCTTGATGCCCAGTTCATGGGCCTTGGCAGCGCCGACGATGGTTTGGGTCGGCAGCAGATACAGGTCGCGACCGCGATGCTTTTGCGCGTCGTAGCTGCCGCCGAATTTCAGTCCGAGAATCTGCGCCAGCCAGCGGGCCAACGTCTTGTTGGTCTGCACTTCGTGTTGCGGCGCGGCGGGGCGTACGGAATGGGCGACCACTATTCTGTTGCGAGGTGTCGGGGTCATGCGTCCCCCTTCCAGCGGCTCGGTGAATGTAGGTCAAAGAGTGCAGAGATCAGGCCAAACGACGGCAACGCCAAAACCTTTGCGGATCAGTCGATTAGCCTTTTCGTACTGGCGTTGCGCCCGTTTCAATCTGCACGATGGCCGCCACGGCCGCGGCATTTTGCACGACCGCGCGGTGTTATCTAGTCAGCGCCGCCGGTGGGGTCACGCCGAAC
This genomic window from Pseudomonas kribbensis contains:
- a CDS encoding lysylphosphatidylglycerol synthase domain-containing protein, encoding MSRSDAQSATHSPPAATSRWSRWKRPLTLLFFLALIVLLTMFASRIEWSEVLQTLADFKVRTLIIASSLTLLSFLVYASFDLIGRTYIRQDLTWKQILPVGIISYAFNLNLSAWVGGIAMRYRLYSRLGVSKSNIAKILGLSLATNWFGYMTIAGAVYSSGLVSMPPGWKVSSDALQGIGVLLLLISLGYLLACRFSRRREWSIRGVEINLPSLRMAVLQLLLGALNWSLMAAVIFTLLPGKLDYPLVLGVLLISAIAGVITHIPAGLGVLEAVFVALLQHEASRGSLVAGLLAYRAIYFLLPLLITVVMYLVVEAKAKALRIEKKPKP
- a CDS encoding alpha/beta hydrolase family protein, coding for MTARSESIQIDIDDEQMSGTFLSPKSKVPGVLFVHGWGGSQERDLERAKGIAGLGCVCLTFDLRGHTGGTGIPLSRVTREDNLRDLLAAYDRLLAHPALDTSAIAVVGTSYGGYLASILTSLRPVRWLALRVPALYRDEQWHTPKRDLDKDDLRDYRGTLVRADSNRALHACSQFTGDVLLVQSETDDYVPHATIMSYRAACQQTHSLTHRIIDGADHALSDPTSQQAYTSILVDWITEMVVGERLSIIQSR
- a CDS encoding DUF3182 family protein, whose product is MTPTPRNRIVVAHSVRPAAPQHEVQTNKTLARWLAQILGLKFGGSYDAQKHRGRDLYLLPTQTIVGAAKAHELGIKGPEDLWGGFVEHDFICTKAISHGLRSHQAHAPVGWSPLFSERTRNVVLDGLSVFDLKDARPAAEHLLYSGPIRLKPIHACAGRGQEVIKSLDAFDEILARPDIAGQFSEGVVLEQDLSQVVTHSVGQSFIGDRVLSYCGDQYLTEDAHGEEVYGGSNLLVVQGGYAHLLKLKLPDDVRLAIEQAQVFDRAADEAYPRFYASRRNYDIAQGLDSNGQRRSGVLEQSWRMGGASSAEVAALQSFVNDPSMRAIRVSSVETYIDRALPADAIEVYRGPAENSDFLLKYVTVQSYDG